One stretch of Toxoplasma gondii ME49 chromosome XI, whole genome shotgun sequence DNA includes these proteins:
- a CDS encoding hypothetical protein (encoded by transcript TGME49_309180), translating to MNYLEPSDTLIRWLLRLLCDVNRCRGSTCHPKKESASPESVFLPELQRCCSSAFFPVHKNAGSVWLSPFCGDGVARRITFVGASVFSRRGCASVNPLRPSFFTVLSLVTLTEETRVEKCSSCALAGHLLGARRLLSVDCLRPTV from the exons ATGAACTACCTGGAACCCTCGGATACTCTGATAAGATGGCTACTTCGACTCCTCTGTG ACGTGAACCGCTGCCGAGGCTCCACTTGTCACCCCAAGAAGGAATCGGCTTCTCCTGAATCCGTTTTTCTACCCGAGCTTCAGAGGTGTTgttcctctgcttttttccCGGTCCACAAAAACGCCGGCAGCGTTTGGCTCTCCCCTTTTTGCGGAGACGGCGTCGCCCGGAGGATCACTTTTGTTGGGGCTTCGGTGTTTTCTCGCCGAGGCTGTGCATCGGTAAATCCGTTACGCCCTTCTTTCTTTACCGTTTTGTCTCTTGTGACGCtcacagaagagacaagagtgGAAAAATGCAGCAGCTGTGCACTTGCAGGGCACCTGCTTGGAGCTCGGCGTTTGCTCTCTGTCGACTGTTTGCGTCCTACAGTGTAG
- a CDS encoding hypothetical protein (encoded by transcript TGME49_309185) codes for MILTAGAKGAPIRLPPTAADCCGALSFTFICSFEVAVVHEIRTVVVSEIMRQTPRARPLFSPDVCWNQHYACGALPAELLTRKALSKDLKRLACLKAVRNAED; via the exons ATGATCTTGACGGCAGGCGCTAAAGGGGCACCGATACGGCTGCCACCCACAGCTGCCGATTGTTGTGGTGCCCTCAGTTTCACTTTCATATGTTCTTTCGAAGTTGCTGTGGTCCACGAGATCCGAACTGTAGTTGTTTCAGAGATTATGAGACAGACTCCGCGTGCTCggcctctcttttccccgGACGTCTGCTGGAACCAA CACTACGCCTGTGGAGCTCTTCCTGCAGAGCTCTTGACGCGAAAAGCACTCTCCAAGGATCTCAAGAGACTAGCGTGCTTAAAAGCAGTACGGAATGCAGAGGACTGA